The genomic segment TACTAAATGCTTATGTATGCGCGCCCTCAATCGGTAACATTGCTAATAATACCACATTTCGATGCcattgatttaattaaaatcaggcCAGCTAGGCAAAAAGAAAAACTATTAGGATGATCACCTGTAAAGCCGGGATACACTTGATAACACTACCGGGACTGCTGCTAAACcgcttgtacataatattactggGTTGGTCTCCTGTAAATGATGGCTCCCTATGGTACTCACGCTATGCTAGTATGAAGTTGGTCTCATTACACTACGGGTctcctacataatattgaccTACCATCGGTTCGTCATCTGAGTGTGAAGGATtgacgtaagaaactcgcatagATGGCCCCATGTGAATTGTCTTTGCGCATCTTTTAGGGCGCTATGCATAGCCCCCTGATATGTGAAGGGCCTATCATGGTACTCACGCTGCACAGTGTTGACGGCATGATGCAGCCGGGAGCGAAAGTGCCGCGGTAGGTGAGACTGCCCCAACCGCCGTCCGCGCGCCACCGCCAGGATCACGTCGTCCATGTTCCGGAGATCACCGAATTCAGGTATAGGAGTGGTGCtggaagataataatatatgttgtGATAGTCAAGTCAAGAAGAAGGGTAGGGCCCGTACGCTTAGAACAGCCATGCAGTGGCCACCACAAAATTGTTATCTTAGAAAAAACAGACAAGGGAATTTTGTTCGTCAGGTCGGTCAGTTATTCTATTCTTTCCATTTTAATATGGTATAAACCAGCTGGTTTAGTGCAACGGTGAGATAGACGGTGGATTTGCTAAGTCCTGAGGCTAGATTCTTACGCCACGAATGTCAGCTCTCTTTGATCGGAGGTTGTCCCACGTGCGTTCGTCCGTACcagggcaggggcgccaaaggGACACTGAACACATACAATTTGACACAGTAAAGAACACCGCGTCATCATGCGATAGGAAAAATTCTCTTTGCAAAATAAAGGATGCAGACAACAAGTCTAACGTGTTTTATAAAAAGTCTACAAAAGCCACGAACCACATTGGCTATGGTCAAAAACCAGATAAATCACTTGTCTCGTGGTTTGCACCATATTTTATCCAAGGTATATTGCGGGCAGCCGCAGGCTAATGTAATTCGGCGTGAACAAGTGGCTGCGGTCTACCACTGCCACAATCGACAACTAATTCTAATGCAATTAATGCGTATTGTACTGCGGCGGGCCAGTTAGCGCGCACAAACCTGAATCGCGCTATTGACGTTTTTtaacaagtaaataaaataaagttctcAGCTGCttagggcctgattacacctaccgagtagagtggtgAGACAGTGCAAACAGATTTTTAATGGCTGAGAGCACTGTCTTACTGTCTCGCTATTCTACTCCTTAGCAAGAACAACGAGGCCCTTAGACAGTGGCCTTCGGCCTGACCAAGCATAACACTTCGCTTGATCGGTTATCGCTATAAACTGTAAAAACTGTGAGTAGTTCAGCTACTATGCTACAGTAAAACCTGTCAGAAAATTTGTGCTATTTGTCGTTTATTATTAAGCACTAGTGAAattaagccaaaaaaatcaaattgaataaaaaataaacttacaaaACAGGAGCCTTGGTCACCACTATCACATTATTATCTGGTACATTTGGTTTGGGAGTTCCGACCGGGTCTTCCTCTAAATCCATCAGTTTCTCTATATTACTCTTAGTGGTCACTTCTACGTCCACTCTGTTCACTCTTCTGCGAGGAACGTCTTTCCTCTTCTTCTTCATCATTGACTCAATTAGTTCTTTTCGTCTGAGATTGTTGAGTTCTTGAGTTGTGTACTCTTTGACCTACAAATGTAATataacatgttaaatattacgataataaataataataataacaagttGGTGGTGTTTGAACTTCTGGATCAAATAAAtttcaaattacaataataagttACCTTCGTAAATATTTATCCACTTTGACTTGTCTTTAGAGTTGGACAAAGGTAATCTATAAATATTTAACTTGATACTAGTCAAGCAGAGACAGGGACTAGACTAAGCTAAGCTGCTTTGtcggtataatattttaatccatcaattcccaagcggcagccggttgccgcataacaattgaaattctattgtgtctgctataccCATGATGGAGGTGCTACAGTTCGGATGGTGAGGGGGAAATATGCTTGCCCGTACCCGTAGAAGTACTTTTACGTTAGGGCCTATCCAAGAAACTATATCATATACCTTAGCGAACTCTATCTTGGCAATAGTGGGTAGTTCCCTCAACTCGGGGTAGTAGAAACCTGCTGCCGGGTGGTCCGGGGTCCGGGGTCCGTGGCGGCTGACGGGGGCCGGCGGCGTGGTGGCCCACCGGGGGGCCGTGAATGTGAGCCCACTGGCGGCCCCCGCATCGAGCGGCTCCAGCTGAAATGATGAGCAGTGTCGGTAGTTAATATTGATACTTTCAATAAGCTTGTATAGTGAAAGTAAGTAAGAAAACATAGTAATTATCATACTTTACTCATAAAGTATTAATTATCATGCTTAAGGTGTGTATGAGTCGCCTATAAGTTCACTGTGAACAACGTTGAgagaacatttttttgtgatttatatgggCATTGAGCAAGCGTCCCAGTGTCCTGACTTTCCCcaaacaaaagttaaaaaagttactttttcagcggtgctactttcacactgaagTCTATAAAATGAACACTTACACACCGCTActctatattttaaataaaagggACACTCACACAGATACATTAAGTatcatagttttgttacattctgtataaataaaaataaattaaattttgttagtctcgctaaaactcgaaaatgacTGTGGTCATATTCAACCTGCAGATGAGAGTCCtatgttttaaaatacaaattcaGATTTTTCGCGAATCCTACGtagtgaacattttttttcataaagttaTTTTCTAAATTCTGCCGTTGaaaatattaagattttataaataattaagaaatgCCTAGAGAATTTAGACATAGTGACAATTTGTTTTGTTCTAgaccagctatccccaacccgcggcccgcatgcggcccgccgggactgtATCTGTGGCCCGCGgcatgttaaaccattttgaaaatcACGCCCAccaacaaaataatgtaaatttgtCGTGAAAGTCgttccacttttaaatcattaattttaaagaacgtaattttttaaccctaaaaattttttgttgcggTCCGCGACATCAAGACCAAAACTGTATGTTTGTGGCCCgtttgaaaaaaaggttggggacttCTGACCTAGACAGCGTGGGCCCGAAATGTTTTCTAGATATTTTTAAACAGTCTTCCAAATGACATCCAAGAAATTTTCATAACATGATATTACACATTTCTGAATAAATAGTTTGTTTATTGGTTGAGGAATTTCTGAAAGTCAACAAGCTTTTGGTAGAGTGAATAGTCAAAATTGTGGAATTTTTATACtactagaatattataatgtagtttATGTAGTAACTAGATATTAGGTACTTAGTCTTCTTGAAATAGGAATTTATAACGTACTAGGTGTTGATTGAAGTTTCGTGACACCGAAACTCATTTATCGCGTGGTAACCGTTTAATCTAaagtcaaaggtgactgactgacatggtgatctatatatatatggtgatatatatatatatatatatatatatatatatatatatatatatatatatatatatatatatatatatatatatatatatatataaaactcaaaggtgactgactgacatggtgatctatcaacgcacagtccaaaccactggaccgatcgggctgaaatttggtatgcaggtagatattatgaggTAGGCGTCCGCtatgaaaggattttgataaattccacctccaaggagttaaaataggggatgaaaatttgtatataataataattcttaacgcgagcgaagccgcgggcaaaacctCGTTGTGAATAAAACTGTATTATGTTCTTTCTCGGGATCCAAACTATTTTCGAATCAAATTGCACTAAAATGGATTCAGTGATTAAATGGATTAAATCGAGGTAACAGAGTGACGAGACCAATtttggatttatatttttagtttttatttttctaataattgCAATTTACTTACATCTAAGGTAATCTGGTCGAGCCACTTGGAGTCCACGCAGAGGTTGAGGCTGTCGACGCCGACGAACCAGTCCGGTGATGGGATCATGCGGGATATCACCGATACCTGAAAGTTGTT from the Aricia agestis chromosome 14, ilAriAges1.1, whole genome shotgun sequence genome contains:
- the LOC121733606 gene encoding uncharacterized protein LOC121733606, encoding MSVAFRVAAILFLATWRSGYGCDDMAVYKVTVRFLWSEEKFPKDYPLYRPKAQWSPVFGQSHNISYTLYRLGEVAKPSVRDFAQFGKLSDIVREGEEESSVYDQFSADAVGGVGETGNMVFVDEEHTMVSVISRMIPSPDWFVGVDSLNLCVDSKWLDQITLDLEPLDAGAASGLTFTAPRWATTPPAPVSRHGPRTPDHPAAGFYYPELRELPTIAKIEFAKVKEYTTQELNNLRRKELIESMMKKKRKDVPRRRVNRVDVEVTTKSNIEKLMDLEEDPVGTPKPNVPDNNVIVVTKAPVFTTPIPEFGDLRNMDDVILAVARGRRLGQSHLPRHFRSRLHHAVNTVQPTDCLVSDWSPWTPCSTTCGFGDKFRTRTVVRPKTGQGRDCPPLKERQHCGNINSCAQIDYFEW